One window of Nostoc sp. C052 genomic DNA carries:
- the fdxB gene encoding ferredoxin III, nif-specific gives MAQLTGLTFGGKAWTPKFAQEIDKDKCIGCGRCVKVCGYNVLGLKALNEEGEFVDDEDDDEIERKVMAVTSPENCIGCEACSRICPKNCYTHVVLNN, from the coding sequence ATGGCACAACTAACAGGTTTGACATTTGGCGGTAAGGCTTGGACACCAAAATTTGCTCAGGAAATTGATAAAGATAAATGTATCGGCTGTGGCAGATGCGTTAAAGTCTGTGGCTACAATGTGCTTGGATTGAAGGCGCTCAATGAAGAAGGCGAATTTGTGGATGATGAAGATGATGATGAAATTGAACGGAAAGTAATGGCAGTTACTTCTCCAGAGAATTGTATTGGTTGTGAAGCTTGTTCACGGATTTGTCCGAAGAACTGCTACACCCATGTTGTATTAAACAATTAA
- a CDS encoding helix-turn-helix domain-containing protein, with translation MPYTIPNNSCVGCDNCRPQCPTGAIKIEDNEYWVDPGLCNNCEGYYSKPQCVIACPTNSPIPWQAKKGRCKVEPRDASSLDLFSNGKNNPFASAIAIWEACNVLAQRTSLHWETDEEGYISYSRQVNQGRGAIAFHIQDPLKVNDKATDVAAIEGLDIRAACIHLIFAAYATALEQPWEQEFAIDERQIEKYLGMEKRKDLSKAAKLALMKNIVQQACSLIISIDWPQQGRINGFSVTNSRLWHLVDIQHHFQEDNLGCKYLIGLTFKVKAGIWAQYFLNKQACKERTAFYQYGSLPKTLLTTVMSIWQQHEGAVRLMLWLLFKTKMGKEQRITIPTLLRIAYGEEKVALASRQREERKRLLRTFESDLEILNHYGMKPLFDPVTYPPEIQPLWAKLVDLPEDPDEALEFWTNDGGAETRLTDTGPRGKWNLLMNARILAFELPPEWEQQISESEKKKTRTAKAKRKPKTTNDLLGEQILQARKNLNLSQRELAKLTGKSQSWIRDIENGRLKAKLEDQVLLRKVLNMT, from the coding sequence ATGCCTTATACAATTCCTAACAACAGTTGCGTTGGATGTGACAACTGCCGCCCCCAATGTCCTACGGGTGCAATCAAAATAGAGGACAATGAATACTGGGTTGATCCTGGTCTTTGTAATAATTGTGAGGGCTATTATTCAAAACCGCAATGTGTAATAGCTTGTCCAACTAATTCTCCCATTCCTTGGCAGGCGAAAAAAGGGAGATGCAAAGTTGAACCGAGAGATGCTAGCAGCTTAGACTTGTTTTCTAATGGTAAGAATAACCCATTTGCGTCAGCGATCGCAATTTGGGAGGCTTGTAATGTTCTAGCGCAACGCACATCCCTACATTGGGAAACCGATGAAGAAGGCTATATAAGTTACAGCCGACAAGTCAATCAAGGGCGAGGTGCGATCGCTTTTCATATCCAAGATCCATTAAAAGTTAACGACAAGGCCACAGATGTAGCAGCAATTGAGGGACTTGACATCAGAGCCGCCTGCATACATCTAATTTTTGCAGCTTATGCTACAGCCTTAGAGCAACCTTGGGAGCAAGAATTTGCGATCGATGAGCGACAAATCGAGAAATATTTGGGGATGGAGAAACGCAAGGATTTGAGCAAAGCTGCCAAGCTAGCTTTAATGAAAAATATCGTTCAGCAAGCTTGCTCTCTGATTATCTCCATTGACTGGCCCCAACAAGGTCGAATTAACGGATTCTCTGTTACAAACAGCCGCTTATGGCACTTAGTAGATATTCAGCACCACTTTCAAGAAGACAATCTCGGATGCAAATATCTAATTGGGCTAACTTTTAAAGTAAAAGCAGGTATTTGGGCACAATATTTCTTAAACAAACAAGCGTGTAAAGAGCGAACCGCATTCTATCAATACGGCAGTCTTCCCAAAACACTGCTAACCACAGTTATGAGCATTTGGCAGCAACATGAAGGCGCAGTTCGACTAATGCTGTGGTTGCTGTTTAAAACCAAAATGGGCAAAGAACAACGCATCACCATTCCTACCTTGCTGCGTATTGCTTACGGTGAAGAAAAAGTCGCCCTTGCATCCAGACAACGGGAAGAACGCAAACGTTTGCTGCGAACCTTTGAAAGCGATTTAGAAATTCTCAATCACTATGGAATGAAACCGCTTTTTGATCCAGTTACCTACCCACCAGAAATTCAACCTTTGTGGGCGAAATTAGTTGATCTTCCCGAAGATCCAGATGAAGCATTAGAATTTTGGACTAATGACGGTGGTGCTGAAACTCGCCTCACAGACACAGGCCCCCGTGGTAAATGGAATCTGCTAATGAATGCGCGGATTTTGGCTTTTGAACTCCCACCAGAATGGGAACAGCAAATTTCAGAATCAGAAAAAAAGAAAACAAGAACTGCCAAAGCCAAAAGGAAACCTAAAACTACAAACGATTTGCTAGGCGAACAGATTTTGCAAGCGCGAAAAAATTTGAATCTTTCCCAGAGAGAATTGGCAAAACTCACAGGTAAAAGCCAAAGCTGGATTCGAGATATTGAAAATGGTCGTTTAAAAGCCAAATTAGAAGACCAAGTTCTGTTACGAAAAGTCTTAAATATGACTTAA
- a CDS encoding sucrase ferredoxin yields MNTFFCSDDSRQVGEDVIGSATNYQTYILVECPLPWTSEPFNSKWVPQNLRILVEEVKRAKLPIRFLLIANDVSHKVNQTTLLIYQKEEGLSNGYHKQEFKLANIEQVAGVVQKWIWGIDSNLEVETSTTRDILICTHGSHDKCCARYGAPFYFHVTAKNADLCLDNVRIWKSSHFGGHRFAPTVIDLPEGRYYGRLDQDSFRSILTRTGDIQCLHQVYRGWGILPAALQVLERELILSKGWDWFNYKVAGKILEQSLDNNTILAELSFEQPSGSLYTYQAKLVRDETKTQQLKSSCNATRELVVTKYAVGSLWISSSKVMSYST; encoded by the coding sequence ATGAATACTTTTTTTTGTTCTGATGATTCACGTCAAGTAGGAGAAGATGTTATTGGTAGTGCCACCAATTATCAAACTTATATTTTAGTTGAGTGTCCTTTACCTTGGACATCAGAACCCTTTAATTCCAAATGGGTGCCCCAGAATTTGAGGATTTTGGTAGAAGAAGTGAAGCGTGCTAAACTACCGATTAGATTTCTTTTAATTGCTAATGATGTATCACACAAGGTAAATCAAACTACGCTTCTGATTTATCAAAAAGAAGAGGGGCTAAGTAATGGATACCATAAACAAGAGTTTAAGCTAGCAAATATTGAGCAAGTAGCAGGAGTTGTCCAAAAATGGATATGGGGTATCGATTCTAATTTGGAAGTAGAAACTAGTACAACTAGAGATATTTTAATTTGTACCCACGGTAGCCATGATAAATGTTGTGCGAGATATGGCGCTCCTTTTTACTTCCATGTAACAGCGAAAAATGCTGATTTGTGCTTAGATAATGTGCGAATTTGGAAATCATCGCACTTTGGTGGACATCGATTTGCACCAACAGTTATAGACTTACCAGAAGGAAGATACTACGGTCGTCTAGATCAAGATTCATTTAGATCGATTTTGACTCGGACTGGTGATATTCAATGCTTACATCAAGTCTATCGAGGCTGGGGAATTCTGCCTGCTGCACTTCAGGTTTTGGAAAGAGAACTAATTCTCTCTAAAGGATGGGATTGGTTTAACTACAAAGTTGCAGGTAAAATTTTAGAGCAAAGTTTAGACAATAATACTATCCTAGCTGAACTAAGTTTTGAACAACCTTCTGGTTCTCTCTACACTTACCAGGCTAAACTTGTGAGAGATGAAACCAAGACTCAACAACTGAAGAGTTCATGTAATGCTACAAGAGAGTTAGTAGTTACTAAATATGCTGTCGGTAGTCTTTGGATTAGCTCTAGTAAGGTAATGAGTTATAGTACGTAA
- a CDS encoding Uma2 family endonuclease: MTQALPKLLTFNEFSEWYPNDGKRYELHKGVIIEMPPPTGSHEKVVGFIARKLTVEFDRLNLPYTIPKTALVKTPTAESAYSPDVLLLNLNNLDNEPLFQKQSTVSQATSVPIVIEVVSTNWRDDYYNKFRDYEEMGIPEYWIADYAALGARKFIGNPKQPTIFVCELVDGEYQMTPFQGQTPISSPTFPQLNLTAQQIFDAAN, translated from the coding sequence ATGACCCAAGCCTTGCCAAAATTACTCACCTTCAATGAATTTAGCGAATGGTATCCCAACGATGGTAAACGCTATGAATTACACAAGGGAGTAATTATTGAAATGCCACCCCCAACCGGATCGCATGAAAAAGTTGTAGGATTTATAGCTCGTAAGCTAACTGTCGAGTTTGATCGCTTGAACCTTCCCTACACTATACCCAAAACCGCATTAGTCAAAACTCCTACTGCCGAATCCGCTTATTCGCCTGATGTTTTACTGCTAAATCTTAATAATCTCGACAATGAACCGCTTTTTCAAAAACAGTCAACAGTAAGCCAAGCAACATCGGTTCCAATAGTTATTGAAGTTGTTTCAACTAACTGGCGAGATGATTACTACAATAAATTTAGGGATTATGAAGAAATGGGCATTCCTGAATATTGGATTGCTGATTATGCTGCATTGGGCGCAAGAAAGTTTATCGGCAATCCTAAGCAACCCACTATTTTTGTCTGCGAATTAGTTGATGGTGAATATCAAATGACACCGTTTCAAGGTCAGACTCCGATTTCATCACCTACCTTTCCTCAATTAAATTTAACCGCGCAACAGATTTTTGATGCAGCTAACTAA
- a CDS encoding ROK family protein encodes MTLILALDFGGTKLAAALVNIGSRKWLRYERRLSPVNANASTDLEIMRSLIYSLLEDTKPAAIGVSFGGPVDASTGTVRLSHHVAGWENIPLKALLEEEFGVPVDVDNDANIAALGEHRFGAGQGYDSLFYITVSTGVGGGWILNGQPWRGAGGMAGEIGHVVVDPAGPVCLCGKRGCVERLASGPYMAQNVREILENEPPRRQGREVLRGLVGNDLTLLTGQLVSEAAAAGDDLAKEVLHKAAWALGVGIGNVANLMNPQRFVLGGGVTKAGEDFWRVVRQVARETALPEVDFEIVSALLGDDAPLWGGVRLAEIRMAE; translated from the coding sequence ATGACATTAATTTTAGCTCTCGATTTTGGCGGAACTAAGCTAGCAGCAGCATTGGTAAATATTGGTTCGAGAAAGTGGTTGCGTTATGAACGTCGTCTCTCACCAGTAAATGCAAATGCTAGCACTGACTTGGAAATAATGCGATCGCTAATTTACTCTTTGCTGGAAGATACAAAACCTGCTGCGATTGGTGTCAGTTTTGGTGGCCCGGTTGATGCTTCCACGGGAACGGTGCGACTATCTCATCATGTCGCTGGATGGGAAAATATTCCTCTCAAAGCCTTGTTGGAAGAGGAGTTTGGCGTTCCTGTTGATGTAGATAATGACGCTAATATTGCTGCTTTGGGTGAACATCGCTTTGGTGCGGGACAGGGATACGATAGCCTGTTTTATATTACTGTCAGCACTGGCGTGGGTGGTGGTTGGATACTCAATGGCCAACCTTGGCGGGGTGCTGGTGGGATGGCTGGCGAAATTGGACATGTGGTTGTAGATCCTGCTGGGCCAGTTTGTTTGTGTGGTAAGCGGGGATGTGTGGAACGTTTGGCGTCGGGGCCTTATATGGCGCAAAATGTTAGAGAAATTTTGGAGAACGAACCGCCAAGACGCCAAGGACGAGAGGTTTTGAGGGGTTTGGTGGGGAATGATTTAACTTTGCTGACGGGGCAGTTGGTAAGTGAGGCGGCAGCGGCTGGGGATGATTTGGCGAAGGAAGTTTTACACAAGGCTGCTTGGGCGTTGGGTGTGGGTATTGGCAATGTAGCGAACTTGATGAATCCGCAGCGCTTTGTGTTGGGAGGCGGTGTGACGAAGGCGGGGGAGGATTTCTGGCGGGTGGTGCGTCAGGTGGCGCGGGAGACGGCTTTACCGGAAGTTGATTTTGAAATTGTGTCGGCGCTTCTGGGGGATGATGCGCCGTTGTGGGGCGGTGTGAGATTGGCTGAAATCAGGATGGCTGAATAA
- a CDS encoding HEPN domain-containing protein, translated as MGDTIVDRIYKENLELLQYLNQQKEISFASQFDATFKKSLLLSSASFFEEEICKIVQTFVERKTSNDKCITSLVKRKVIERQYHTYFEWDGKNANKFFGLFGEEFKNQLVQKIKKEPRLDIALKAFLELGNMRNCLVHQNFANYTIDKTAKEVYDLYQEAMVFVQWLSDNFDNS; from the coding sequence ATGGGAGATACTATTGTTGATCGCATATATAAAGAAAACTTAGAATTACTCCAATATCTTAACCAACAAAAAGAAATATCTTTTGCTAGTCAATTCGATGCAACTTTTAAAAAATCCCTTCTCTTGTCATCAGCAAGCTTTTTTGAGGAAGAAATTTGTAAAATAGTCCAGACTTTTGTTGAGCGTAAGACTAGTAATGATAAGTGTATAACTTCTTTAGTTAAACGGAAGGTAATTGAAAGACAATATCATACTTACTTTGAATGGGATGGCAAGAACGCAAATAAGTTTTTTGGATTGTTTGGTGAGGAATTCAAAAATCAATTAGTACAAAAAATAAAAAAAGAGCCTAGATTGGATATTGCACTCAAAGCTTTTTTAGAGTTAGGCAATATGAGAAATTGCCTAGTTCATCAGAACTTTGCAAACTATACAATCGATAAGACTGCTAAAGAAGTATATGACTTATATCAAGAGGCTATGGTATTTGTGCAATGGCTATCTGATAATTTCGATAATTCCTAA
- a CDS encoding DUF262 domain-containing protein, which yields MQDNSEVTLNWFESYDDSPEEESYTINEYEITTSPNDFNTRTMYDFMESGAIKIPAFQRNYVWDIKRASKLIESIIIGLPIPQIFLYEESRNSFLVIDGQQRLMSIFYFIKQRFPKKDKRNFLRRVFEQNGKIPDNVLNDDEYFTSFNLQLPVNTPQQPNKLNKLNYSTLAEYKFAFDLRTIRNVFIKQNFPENDDSCIYEIFNRLNSGGVNLKPQEIRMSLYYSDFYTMLYKLNTLPEWRKIIGVNEPDLNMKDIETLLRGFAILMEWEGYQSSMVKFLNDFSRKCKKLSKEQINYLEILFNSFLRTCSNLPEKAFYLKTTKKFNISMFEAVFFAQCSSAFKEQRLVERKINPEKLESLKNDGEFITAIQSQTTSKENVKKRLERAMSILCEQTLS from the coding sequence ATGCAGGATAATTCTGAAGTTACGTTAAATTGGTTTGAATCTTATGATGACTCCCCAGAGGAGGAATCATACACGATAAATGAGTATGAGATAACAACATCTCCTAATGATTTTAATACTCGAACAATGTATGACTTTATGGAGTCTGGTGCAATTAAAATACCAGCTTTTCAGCGTAACTATGTATGGGATATTAAACGAGCTTCAAAATTAATTGAATCTATTATTATTGGTTTACCTATTCCACAAATATTTCTGTATGAAGAGTCAAGAAATAGTTTCCTTGTGATAGATGGACAGCAACGGCTGATGTCCATTTTTTATTTTATAAAGCAAAGATTTCCAAAAAAAGATAAAAGAAATTTTTTGAGGAGAGTTTTTGAACAAAATGGTAAAATACCTGACAACGTTCTTAATGATGATGAATATTTTACGAGTTTCAATCTCCAGTTACCTGTAAACACGCCTCAACAACCAAATAAATTAAATAAACTCAATTATTCTACACTTGCTGAATATAAATTTGCATTTGATTTAAGAACGATTCGGAATGTTTTTATTAAGCAAAACTTTCCTGAAAATGATGATTCATGTATATATGAAATATTTAATAGACTTAATTCCGGTGGTGTCAATTTGAAGCCTCAAGAAATACGAATGAGTCTTTACTATTCGGACTTTTACACAATGCTCTACAAACTGAATACTCTTCCAGAGTGGCGTAAAATCATTGGTGTCAATGAACCAGACTTGAATATGAAAGATATTGAAACCCTGTTGAGGGGATTTGCAATATTAATGGAATGGGAAGGATATCAATCTTCAATGGTTAAGTTTCTTAATGACTTTTCTAGAAAATGTAAGAAATTGAGTAAAGAACAAATAAATTATCTTGAAATTTTATTCAACTCTTTCTTACGAACCTGTTCAAATTTACCGGAAAAAGCTTTTTATTTAAAAACAACGAAGAAATTTAATATATCTATGTTTGAAGCTGTATTTTTTGCTCAGTGCAGCAGTGCATTTAAAGAACAACGCTTAGTAGAAAGAAAGATAAATCCTGAAAAGCTTGAATCTCTGAAAAATGATGGAGAATTTATAACAGCTATACAATCTCAAACAACAAGTAAAGAAAATGTAAAAAAAAGGCTTGAAAGAGCAATGAGTATTTTATGTGAGCAAACATTATCTTGA